One region of Salvelinus sp. IW2-2015 linkage group LG6.1, ASM291031v2, whole genome shotgun sequence genomic DNA includes:
- the LOC112081093 gene encoding putative uncharacterized protein DDB_G0271982: REKEVREKEEKEVREREIGGEREREREGKGEREREREEKERKRSEEREREGQ, from the exons agagagaaagaggtcagagagaaagaagagaaagaggtcagagagaga gagatagggggggaaagagagagagagagagaggggaaaggagagagggagagagagaga gaagagaaagagagaaagaggtcagaggagagagagagagaaggtcag